The Fusarium fujikuroi IMI 58289 draft genome, chromosome FFUJ_chr05 DNA segment TTATGTATATTAATTACGCAGAAATAATGAGACATTGAATAATTACCCTGATCGCGTGCCACCCTCACCTAACCTCCTTCTGCTTGTGTAGATCCCTACATACAACCTTAAACGGAGCTATGTCTCTATAGGTGACCATCTCTGTCGATCTCTGCTGCCTTCTCGGCAAATCCGAAAACCCCCACTTCTGCTACCGTTGGCAATTGTCATAATTATCCAAGTCCCTCAGTCACACAATCCATTGATCAACCAGGCAAGATAGTGGAAGATGAACGAAATGGGATTTGAAACTATGTAACGTCAATTAAAATGGTTGAATTGACTGTCAGTGAAAGCTCACGTAGCCGGAATACGATGCTGGGTCGCCGGCCTCGGCATGAAAATGCATGACAAACATTTGATGCTAGCCCGAGCTCGTCTTCCAAACATCGCTGCTGTATTTGGCGCCAATGGATGACGTTGAGCTATATCGCGAATGGCCACAATGGCCAATGTGTGCCAGAACGATGGTTCACAATAGAGCGAGTCAATGCCGTATGGTATTTAGAAACCGATGGTGATAGTGCCATTACTTGCAACGCTATCCAACGCCATACACAGGAAGTTAGGGAtaacatcaagaagaacataATCTAATGGCAACTTCTGGCACCAAGTTCTAGGTCGAGGTTGTACGCTCCCAGCCATGGGTTGTATCAGCTTGATGcgttctgtttctgttttgtGAAATTGACCAAGCTGTCGAGCCACTCTTGATGACCATTCAATATGGGATTCGGCTTCGTAGCCGCAAGCTTAGCTCCGGGCTGTCCAATCTGAGACTCCTGCGTCAGGATTCTAACCACGCCATAATCCAAGTCCTCCACAATCCAAGCATGATAAACATCTAGCTTAGAGCTCTCATCCCCATCTACCCATGCCCTCCATGCCAAGCGTCCCGGTGAGCTCGCACTCGGCGGCACAGACTCCATGACTTCTGCCGGAAAGGGACCGAACCcgaaggtcgagaagctaAAGTCGTCACCTTTCTTCAGGCTGTTGCCGGTGACTGGCGGCGTGATATGACTGCAGTTATTGTAGTACGACTCCCACTGAGTGATGTCGGCAAGGTTGGCCCAGACTTGGGCGGCAGTGATATCGCGCACAATTACTTCGTTTGAGGTATAATTGTCGGTGGTTCCAGGCAGGAACTTGATAGGCCAGATAATTGCTGACTGCATTGTGAACGACCTTTCGAGAAATAGTATATGGAAATGACTTGTGAGTTCGTCTGACGGTTGTTAAATGAAAGAACTCGAATCTTTCTCATGGAACTTCTAGCGTCGGCAAAGGGAGGTCGGCAAAGGCGGCCCAATAAGGACTGATTACAAATCATCCACATCCGCGGTCCATGAATCGTCGCGAATGAGTCTACATACAAACTTTGACCAAACGCACAATAGCTGCATTGACTTTATACACCTCGCACTCTCAATTTGTTGTATATTTAATGTCTTAcatataaagatatccttCGACCACCAGGCTCAATTGACTTGATCGAAAGCTGTCCGTAGACATAGAGACGCCCTTGTAGCCAGTTAAGTGTTTCTGATATAAGCCTCTACGAACTCCTGGAGGTTTTCTCCTGGCAATCCTATCTTATCATTCCAGAGTCCTTTGTCAACAGAATAATTCGCGACACCGCCCTTGCCGTAGATCGCACCAGAGATCTGAGCCAGAGCGCCCATCGCATCTCCATTTCTGACCTGTTCAGCACCTGCTTCCCAGAGACCTTTTACAGTTCCATGAGAAACTTGGAATTTGTCTCCCGTGGCTTTTTCCAGCGCATGGAGGACGTCGTTCTGGGTCACGGTGAAACTATTGACGTAGACATGTTGATTGCGTGTAATCTCGAGATGCTTTAAGCTTTTGGCAATTGCCCTCCCAACCTGATCCAGGTTGGTAGCCTCATAAGCGATATAACCGCCGTCAAAAAGCCTAACGGTGCGAGCGGCGATGTCGAAGCCGCCAAAGCCAGGAATGTCGAGGCCCCAGTCGAACATGGCACCTGAAACAATAGCGATCCATGAAAGCTCCCCATTCTTGGTTTTGATGTAGCCAAGCGTGTCGATCTTGTCTTGGACGAAAGGGATGACTTTGGGTGCTTCTGGGTTCGCTGTATCAACGCCGAACTCGGAGGGTACGAAGACTTTGACGCCGGCCTTGATGGCGGCGTTGACcatgagcttctggaaggGCAATATCTGGCCGGGGGCTATACCAGAGGCCGTGCTGACTACAGCATCGTGGCCTCTTAGCGCCTTGAGGAGAGATTCTTCAGAGTAGTCGGTCTTGACAGTGTTGATGCTCTGAGGAAGAGTGCTGTTTGATGATGCTCGAGTCAGGCCTGTCACTTGAAAACCTTCTTGGAGGAGTGCCTTGACAGTTGACTTGCCAACATTTCCGCTAGCTCCGATAACAGCAACCTTTGTAACTGACGGCATGATAGCAGCGTGAATTCAATAAGGGTAAGACGTCGCAGTAATTGTATTTATCGAGTATGTGTAGGTCTTGCGACTTTGACACTAGAACACAGGAACTGGCTTACTTATAACCATATGTCAGCTGTATTACGCGATGAGTATATAAGAACTACAGTGCATAATTGATAACGGAAGGCCTCACTTCTCATTCTCCACACCCGCTACCTTACCACTAAGCAGCGTTTAACGTCAAACTTACTTGACATGCCGCGACTTAGGCCTGCACATTAACTAAATGCCTCCGTCAATGCACATACACAATCTGACAAATCGAAGAATCATTTCCTGCTCCCGTCGGCCGTTTACTCATCAATAATGAGCACCTGCGCCCTGTAGTGTTACACAAATCGGCTCTCTTACTAATCACGCCGACTTTCCCCTCACACCCATACGCTGTGTATAGACCATCGTTACTAAGTCCTTCCACCTGTGAAAAGGCAGGTGTTTGGTTCTTGTCATATAAATGTCTAAATTTTGTGACCAATATTTATCTCTCATCGTTGCCAAGGAAATTGACATTGACCTATCCCATGTCACCTCTCCGCCAGCTAATCAGTATTACTTGATAAGCACTAGCACTTCTACCACGCACTTACAAAACAACATTCAAAACAGTTACCATGTCTCTCAAATTTGCCATTTACACCTGCCAGCCAATCCCAACCAAGGTGCATTCTCCAGACGCCTCATCTAAGGACTCGGGCTTTTGGTCCCCTCTCTCAATCACTCTGCTTTATACTCCTACGACTGCGCTAGTAGTAGATTGCCCTGCCACCGTCTATCCTACACGTGAATTGGCTGAATGGATCAAATCTCAGCTGCCTCCGAGTAGTACTCTCAAGTACTTTGTCTGTACTCATGCCCATGGGGATCATTTCTTCGGTCTCCCGGTCTTGGAAGAGCAATTTCCCGGGTTGCAAGCTTATGCTACCAAGGCCGTTGCTGAAGGAATCGATCTACAGCAATCGCCAGAGATCAGGGACGCAGTCTGGGCCAATACGTTTCTTCCAGCTAAAGATGGCTCTGGTTTGCCGGATGCAAAGTCCGTTTTCCAGGCTCTTCCAACATCCAATGAATTCCATCTCGATGGTCACTTACTCAGGCTGTATGATGTCGCTCATGGCGATACACACGCCAATTCGTTCATACATGTCCCCAAGCTAGATCTTGTTGTGGCAGGTGATATTGTCTACAACGGAGATTGCCACCAGTGGTTAGGCGAGGCGTCCAGTTCAGAGAAACGAACACAATGGCTTGCAGCCCTTGAGCAGATACGTTCCTTGAGGCCTAAGATTGTCGTGCCCGGACATACATTCAATCCATCCTCGACACCGAATGAGCGCATAGCAATAGCCATGCTTACAAGTACGGCAGATTACATCCATGGATtcgttgaagagcttgcaGCCGCCACAAGTGAGAAGAACCTGTTTGAAAGAATGCGGTTCCGATATGACCGGTGGAACCTGTACCTGCTCGCTGGAAGCTCCAAAGCCGGATGGAACAATTGCAAGCTCTGACTCAAGATGTCTTGGTACTTGAGACAAGAGCGTACGATAGCGACTGGTGCCTGCAAAGTGAAAGCTAGGTACGACGGAAATGAAATATATAAACTGTCTAGCTAAACCAAGCATTGATCTCTGATCATAGTGGTTCCCAGCCCTTGCGAGTATACAAACCCTGTGTATTGTAGTGACCACGCGTTATCAGTCGTAAGGCCCTCGACCTTTGATCTCGTTAGTGAATAATCACCGGCGGTGTCTAGGGTCTTAAACATTTAAGGCCACGTGGAGGCCCGGTAATGTCGTGGTCTGCTAGCAATTTGCGTTAAGGTTTACTTACCACGACGTACCAAATGAGCATAGCATGACATGGTGGTTCTTCACGTGGATATGCGCTTCTGTATGACTGAGTAAGACGGTAAAACAACTGTGAAATATAAGAATTTGGTGTAGAGTATATGGCGGGACCAAACATaccctcatcatcctggAATATTAGTTCACTTCTGCTGTCTCTCAACGCTGAACTTAACAGCACAATACAGTTTGAGAGACTGCCTGAGGATGCTGTATGTACTGCACCCATAATCATAGCAAAGCTTCAGATCATTGTCCGACTCTCCAGCAATGATGGTTCTCGCCGACTAGAAATACAAAAGCTGAGATGCTGTTTGCATACTTTGATTCAGAATGCGATAATTATGCCATCTATATATGAGTTACTCTATCAAAGCATAAGCCTTGGGTGGCAGCCacctttatttttatatatcccAAGCCATAGCCTTACAATAAACccttataaataataagaaacTAAGGCTGGTAATTGACTGCTGTAAAGTAGCTAATTGCTGGGCACTGACACCGCTCAAAGAACAGGCTCTCACATCAACAAAGCAGGAGTCCTCCACTTCCGTTAGTTCTCTCTTTTACATATCGACCAAGACTCATGTACTTCCTGTCAATTAGGCAACTCATGTCCTTCCTACTGGCAGTTCATGAGCAGTAGGAAGCTTTGTGACGCTGTTTAGGCCTTCTCCATTGTTCACAGGCGACCCGTATGCTTCAAATACTGGCTGCTGCGGATGTGCTGTAGTCTGAGTATGTGTTTGTGGCATAGGGTAAAATGAAGTACCAGGTGCCTCGTGAACATATTGAACTTCTTGAGTTGGGGCCGCGGGATCAAATGGAGGCTGAGCTGTTGCGTTGGCTTGTGGTGTCTGTGTAAGAGACTGGcgtttcttcctctttaAATACCAGGTAATGGCACCTATAATGGCACCCAGGATAGGTATCCCTGCTCCCAGGCCCGCGCCCAATCCAGTTTTAATTCTATGTTGCGATGTTTGGTGAGCTATGTGAGTCTTTGAGCTTTCATCCCCGCTTCCGCTATTGCCAGAGGATAAGTCTAGCGATGCGGAGGAGTCTGCAGTATCGGTCTTGGTGCTGCCTCCTGAAACCTCTGTAGCTGTAGTAAATCGCTTAGTCAAAAACTGATCTTTAGTACTATGGAAGTGGCATATTCACCTgtgcttgaagctgatgccGATAGAGTGGAACAAGTCAGGTTGTGACCTAAAGTCACACCAACAGCTTGGCAGACAGATCTTGCATAgccctcagcagcctcgcGATCTCCGTCGGAACATTCCTTGTGTAAACAACATATCTGCTCTTCGAGGTAATCCTCATCTTGACAGATACACTTGTAATCGAAACTGTTGCAGTTTGTTGTAGGTGATGAGCTGCTGCTAACTAAACCAGTATAGCAATTGCTCTACGTGATGGGGTAGTTAGAAAAGCCAGACTGCAATGACCAAATTCCTACTACTTACGGCGCAACTAGGAAACTCAGCTTGAGCGGCGGCAATGCAAGCCCAATGGCACCAGGCCACAAATACTGTCACGCTTGTAAATGGACCCATGCTGAATCTATCGGGAAAATCAGAGAGGGATTCCAGAAAATGACCAACGCTGGCTTCTTATCAAAAGATGTTGCGAGATCCCATTTATGTCTGGAGCCTTTCATCTTTTCTCGGCTAAATCGGCCCAGCTGATGTCCAGCTTGGATAGTGGCGCGCATGGGCTGAAGCCCGGGTTCATCTATCATGCTTGCAATAGGCCAGATAATAAAACTGATCCAGGGTTTGTCGACTTTCATAGGCTGACGGTCGCTTAATTCGGGTAAAAATGCCGGCCAGTAGCTAAGCTTGTAATCTGGAGCCAATAGCCGTCTGGCCTCTCCAGTACAAAGAGATCTGCCCATCTCACCTAGCGGTAATGTTCATGGGGTTGTCACACTACTCGTTCCTGTTTAGCAGCACAAATCACAATCAATCCACCTTAATGTTAGCGACCCAATGCCTCTGTGGCCTCCGCATACTCTGCTGTTGTAATTAGATGTAGATATCCCCCAATTCAATGAAC contains these protein-coding regions:
- a CDS encoding related to 2`-hydroxyisoflavone reductase yields the protein MPSVTKVAVIGASGNVGKSTVKALLQEGFQVTGLTRASSNSTLPQSINTVKTDYSEESLLKALRGHDAVVSTASGIAPGQILPFQKLMVNAAIKAGVKVFVPSEFGVDTANPEAPKVIPFVQDKIDTLGYIKTKNGELSWIAIVSGAMFDWGLDIPGFGGFDIAARTVRLFDGGYIAYEATNLDQVGRAIAKSLKHLEITRNQHVYVNSFTVTQNDVLHALEKATGDKFQVSHGTVKGLWEAGAEQVRNGDAMGALAQISGAIYGKGGVANYSVDKGLWNDKIGLPGENLQEFVEAYIRNT
- a CDS encoding related to Zn-dependent hydrolases, including glyoxylases — protein: MSLKFAIYTCQPIPTKVHSPDASSKDSGFWSPLSITLLYTPTTALVVDCPATVYPTRELAEWIKSQLPPSSTLKYFVCTHAHGDHFFGLPVLEEQFPGLQAYATKAVAEGIDLQQSPEIRDAVWANTFLPAKDGSGLPDAKSVFQALPTSNEFHLDGHLLRLYDVAHGDTHANSFIHVPKLDLVVAGDIVYNGDCHQWLGEASSSEKRTQWLAALEQIRSLRPKIVVPGHTFNPSSTPNERIAIAMLTSTADYIHGFVEELAAATSEKNLFERMRFRYDRWNLYLLAGSSKAGWNNCKL